A window from Bombus fervidus isolate BK054 chromosome 12, iyBomFerv1, whole genome shotgun sequence encodes these proteins:
- the LOC139993265 gene encoding uncharacterized protein, whose translation MKPLVMQEYKKKHGITSLYPETFLYYGVRGTNVLWSTSFCHIYCETHTTFGIDFSKVWAMQKNNDTIDVRLFVRASQNIQIRLYQTPSIEYPSVTVIISKDVTTLTYQEFEESSKHYLKEISTSGLLDFWSWMEFSISIFGGHLRVYSHKQRGAIELLYMNEIFFASLRWFSIGSERTIAQWTLFCSPEESDAVEDAWPPNCLSDIGDFQFKGTQWTSIKEIPCIPWISKEIPAEEKNDRNFIDGSALKALNKCRNPTRDSNGPYCYAYVPWESATISKRYCSVRKCRSSECRMAGTANDYMGTLSKTRSGRDCDKWPIRPKLPAMAQNASRANTTKSTRVRSAKIGANVAVPKTSLTVGREYFNDSVFPEGSAKNASNYCRNPSRNIAGTWCYTKDPLVPHDLCNVRDCEKPEEYTFLAVGDGLDRRIYVLPEYRSEGLHFSVKAWEPDNPDSVVFVFLADDGLKSRYILKIGTSNNEKVLLFYESETTAISLVKRKTLPHLLYVGKWSSFIIRIPRGQLLLYYEGDPTPLFEWTHPDPPNAFLPMYYYYGSEQSKAVGFAFDRESSTFTIKETN comes from the exons ATGAAACCTTTAGTGATGCAggaatataagaaaaaacatGGAATTACAAGCTTGTACCCAGAAACATTTCTGTATTATGGAGTTCGAGGGACGAACGTTTTGTGGAGCACCTCGTTCTGTCACATTT ATTGCGAGACACATACAACTTTCGGCATTGATTTTTCGAAAGTTTGGGCCATGcaaaaaaataacgatacgatCGATGTTCGGCTTTTCGTTCGTGCGAGCCAAAATATCCAAATACGTTTGTATCAAACTCCATCGATAGAATATCCCTCTGTGACg GTAATAATAAGCAAAGACGTTACGACACTTACGTATCAAGAATTCGAAGAATCGTCCaaacattatttaaaagaGATTTCCACCTCAGGCTTGCTCGATTTTTGGTCATGGATGGAGTTCAGCATCAG CATTTTTGGCGGACACTTACGCGTGTATTCACATAAGCAGAGAGGTGCCATCGAATTATTGTACATGAACGAAATCTTTTTTGCTAGTTTGAGGTGGTTTAGCATTGGAAGCGAAAGGACAATAGCGCAATGGACGCTATTTTGTTCTCCGGAAG AATCAGATGCGGTAGAGGATGCTTGGCCACCAAATTGTTTGTCCGATATAGGAGATTTTCAATTCAAAGGTACACAATGGACAAGCATTAAAGAAATTCCATGTATTCCATGGATATCGAAAGAA ATCCCAGCAGAGGAAAAAAATGACAGAAATTTTATCGACGGGTCTGCTTTGAAGGCACTTAATAAATGTAGAAATCCCACTCGCGACTCCAATGGTCCCTATTGTTACGCATACGTCCCTTGGGAGAGTGCAACGATTTCAAAACGATATTGCTCCGTTCGAAAATGTAGATCGTCAG AATGTCGAATGGCAGGTACGGCGAACGATTACATGGGAACACTTTCAAAAACACGTTCAGGACGTGATTGTGACAAATGGCCAATCAGACCTAAATTACCAGCAATGGCCCAAAATGCGTCTCGAGCAAATACCACCAAATCGACTCGCGTCAGATCTGCAAAAATTGGAGCAAATGTAGCAGTTCCCAAAACCAGTTTAACAGTCGGTCGAGAATATTTCAATGATAGCGTCTTTCCAGAAGGAAGTGCCAAGAATGCCAGTAATTATTGCAGAAATCCGTCGCGTAATATCGCCGGCACTTGGTGTTACACCAAGGATCCTTTGGTGCCCCATGATCTATGCAATGTTAGAGATTGTGAGAAACCAG AGGAATACACTTTTCTTGCCGTGGGAGATGGCCTAGATAGGCGTATATACGTTTTACCCGAATATCGTTCGGAAGGTTTACACTTTTCTGTGAAAGCTTGGGAACCGGATAATCCAGATTCTGTCGTGTTTGTCTTTTTAGCCGATGATGGATTAAAATCGCGTTACATCCTCAAAATAGGAACGTCGAACAACGAAAAAGTACTTCTCTTTTACGAATCGGAAACCACAG CAATTTCCTTAGTCAAAAGGAAAACTCTGCCACATTTGCTTTATGTCGGAAAATGGAGCAGCTTTATCATCCGTATACCACGCGGACAATTATTGCTTTATTACGAAGGCGATCCTACACCATTGTTCGAATGGACTCATCCCGATCCTCCCAATGCTTTCCTAccaatgtattattattatggcAGCGAACAGTCAAAAGCTGTTGGCTTCGCGTTCGATCGTGAATCAAGTACGTTCacaattaaagaaacgaactaa
- the LOC139993266 gene encoding uncharacterized protein isoform X2, which translates to MQQAALLSQNCTHDFLYFMLKLNDPDRWILFAKTTYPTVTIFHKQKSPVPLFTTNSWTNITIRWSANTINIYSNATNVFHYQHTSPLIFYFFSVGVDANSWVTWSVNCVPTDIEGPSVDGGWSEWGPWACSVSCNGGTGIRKRRCDSPTPNIRGEPCVGPSIMTGRCNEILCGDITEDTIKLINRRIRMNHTALTAKEHHSITIKSDSDIVQLITKESPRSELQWSLNGVFVEIEPERLELKDYNIEIMEAILNDSGVYAMTLRRIDGTYSIIKVVTLAVIPAEETMQIRETLDTTIQCHCAILGHIYSELEVSWLVRNKTWKNYGITLPMAADVEHITKVNKTHNGMWQCVVKQNDLNFVWITNMIYIRGPPNWRTHLMEDQATRFFFGWLPNEDYVGVFVLVLFLILVAAIIVGSYYYITIRETAKHIFDLRNIPRSPRGTQYEPLTDEMTTEDQAITDDQITTDDEATIEDEATEDQTTTEDQETPKHQAAIND; encoded by the exons ATGCAGCAGGCTGCATTGCTATCCCAAAATTGTACTCACGACTTTCT ATATTTTATGCTCAAGCTTAATGACCCAGATCGTTGGATATTATTCGCAAAAACTACGTACCCTACAGTGACGATTTTCCACAAACAAAAATCGCCTGTACCTTTATTCACAACGAATTCATGGACTAATATTACAATAAG ATGGTCTGCAAATACGATAAACATCTACTCCAACGCCACAAATGTGTTTCATTATCAGCATACCAGTCCTCTCATATTCTACTTCTTTTCCGTCGGCGTCGATGCCAACAGCTGGGTTACTTGGTCTGTCAATTGCGTTCCAACGG ATATAGAAGGACCATCGGTTGATGGAGGTTGGTCAGAATGGGGACCATGGGCATGCAGCGTGAGCTGCAATGGTGGTACAGGAATTCGAAAACGACGTTGCGACTCGCCAACACCTAACATCAGAGGAGAACCGTGTGTAGGACCGAGTATAATGACTGGACGTTGCAACGAAATTCTTTGTGGCGACATAACCGAAG ATacgataaaattgataaatcgaAGAATTAGAATGAACCACACGGCCCTTACTGCCAAAGAACATCATTCTATCACAATTAAATCCGACTCGGATATCGTGCAATTAATTACTAAGGAATCTCCTCGTTCCGAATTACAATGGTCCTTAAATGGTGTCTTTGTGGAGATAGAGCCCGAAAGATTGGAGTTAAAAGATTACAATAttg agaTAATGGAAGCGATTCTAAATGATTCTGGCGTTTATGCGATGACACTACGTCGAATCGATGGAACGTATTCGATTATCAAAGTGGTCACCTTGGCAGTAATTCCAGCAGAGGAAACTATGCAAATAAGAGAAACTCTAGATACAACCATACAATGCCACTGTGCAATCCTAGGACACATTTATTCGGAACTGGAAGTGTCTTGGTTAGTACGCAATAAAACGTGGAAGAATTATGGCATCACGCTTCCAATGGCAGCCGATGTTGAACACATTACAAAAGTTAATAAAACGCATAACGGGATGTGGCAATGTGTCGTGAAGCAAAATGACTTAAATTTTGTATGGATAacaaatatgatatatatcagag GACCTCCAAATTGGCGTACGCATTTGATGGAAGATCAGGCAACGCGTTTCTTTTTTGGTTGGCTGCCAAATGAAGATTACGTCGGTGTTTTCGTATTGGttctttttctgattttaGTCGCAGCTATAATCGTAGGATCttattattacataac AATTCGAGAAACTGCGAAACACATATTTGACTTGAGAAATATACCCAGAAGTCCAAGAGGCACACAATATGAACCACTGACGGACGAAATGACTACCGAAGATCAAGCGATCACTGACGATCAAATAACTACCGACGACGAAGCGACTATTGAAGATGAAGCTACTGAAGACCAAACGACTACCGAAGATCAAGAAACTCCCAAACATCAAGCGGCAATCAATGATTAA
- the LOC139993266 gene encoding uncharacterized protein isoform X1: MQQAALLSQNCTHDFLYFMLKLNDPDRWILFAKTTYPTVTIFHKQKSPVPLFTTNSWTNITIRWSANTINIYSNATNVFHYQHTSPLIFYFFSVGVDANSWVTWSVNCVPTDIEGPSVDGGWSEWGPWACSVSCNGGTGIRKRRCDSPTPNIRGEPCVGPSIMTGRCNEILCGDITEDTIKLINRRIRMNHTALTAKEHHSITIKSDSDIVQLITKESPRSELQWSLNGVFVEIEPERLELKDYNIEIMEAILNDSGVYAMTLRRIDGTYSIIKVVTLAVIPAEETMQIRETLDTTIQCHCAILGHIYSELEVSWLVRNKTWKNYGITLPMAADVEHITKVNKTHNGMWQCVVKQNDLNFVWITNMIYIRVLGPPNWRTHLMEDQATRFFFGWLPNEDYVGVFVLVLFLILVAAIIVGSYYYITIRETAKHIFDLRNIPRSPRGTQYEPLTDEMTTEDQAITDDQITTDDEATIEDEATEDQTTTEDQETPKHQAAIND, translated from the exons ATGCAGCAGGCTGCATTGCTATCCCAAAATTGTACTCACGACTTTCT ATATTTTATGCTCAAGCTTAATGACCCAGATCGTTGGATATTATTCGCAAAAACTACGTACCCTACAGTGACGATTTTCCACAAACAAAAATCGCCTGTACCTTTATTCACAACGAATTCATGGACTAATATTACAATAAG ATGGTCTGCAAATACGATAAACATCTACTCCAACGCCACAAATGTGTTTCATTATCAGCATACCAGTCCTCTCATATTCTACTTCTTTTCCGTCGGCGTCGATGCCAACAGCTGGGTTACTTGGTCTGTCAATTGCGTTCCAACGG ATATAGAAGGACCATCGGTTGATGGAGGTTGGTCAGAATGGGGACCATGGGCATGCAGCGTGAGCTGCAATGGTGGTACAGGAATTCGAAAACGACGTTGCGACTCGCCAACACCTAACATCAGAGGAGAACCGTGTGTAGGACCGAGTATAATGACTGGACGTTGCAACGAAATTCTTTGTGGCGACATAACCGAAG ATacgataaaattgataaatcgaAGAATTAGAATGAACCACACGGCCCTTACTGCCAAAGAACATCATTCTATCACAATTAAATCCGACTCGGATATCGTGCAATTAATTACTAAGGAATCTCCTCGTTCCGAATTACAATGGTCCTTAAATGGTGTCTTTGTGGAGATAGAGCCCGAAAGATTGGAGTTAAAAGATTACAATAttg agaTAATGGAAGCGATTCTAAATGATTCTGGCGTTTATGCGATGACACTACGTCGAATCGATGGAACGTATTCGATTATCAAAGTGGTCACCTTGGCAGTAATTCCAGCAGAGGAAACTATGCAAATAAGAGAAACTCTAGATACAACCATACAATGCCACTGTGCAATCCTAGGACACATTTATTCGGAACTGGAAGTGTCTTGGTTAGTACGCAATAAAACGTGGAAGAATTATGGCATCACGCTTCCAATGGCAGCCGATGTTGAACACATTACAAAAGTTAATAAAACGCATAACGGGATGTGGCAATGTGTCGTGAAGCAAAATGACTTAAATTTTGTATGGATAacaaatatgatatatatcagag TTTTAGGACCTCCAAATTGGCGTACGCATTTGATGGAAGATCAGGCAACGCGTTTCTTTTTTGGTTGGCTGCCAAATGAAGATTACGTCGGTGTTTTCGTATTGGttctttttctgattttaGTCGCAGCTATAATCGTAGGATCttattattacataac AATTCGAGAAACTGCGAAACACATATTTGACTTGAGAAATATACCCAGAAGTCCAAGAGGCACACAATATGAACCACTGACGGACGAAATGACTACCGAAGATCAAGCGATCACTGACGATCAAATAACTACCGACGACGAAGCGACTATTGAAGATGAAGCTACTGAAGACCAAACGACTACCGAAGATCAAGAAACTCCCAAACATCAAGCGGCAATCAATGATTAA
- the LOC139993269 gene encoding uncharacterized protein, producing the protein MCSRSALYRCTIDSILDESPLDLSMALLSHHSSSTISHPYYEVDEYESTSEESSSSTLSLTGDHLDCSILTTIKRGERVLLPCEVCGKSFDRPSLLKRHMRTHTGEKPHVCMVCNKGFSTSSSLNTHKRIHSGEKPHQCLVCGKKFTASSNLYYHRMTHIKEKPHKCSQCSKSFPTPGDLKSHMYVHNGLWPFRCHICSRGFSKPTNLKNHMLLHLGRCSNKKIVKSISDY; encoded by the exons ATGTGTTCGAGGTCTGCTCTGTACAGATGCACCATTGACTCCATTTTAGATG AATCCCCATTAGACTTATCCATGGCGTTGCTTTCTCATCATTCGTCATCGACAATTTCACATCCGTACTACGAGGTAGACGAATACGAATCTACGTCCGAAGAATCCTCGTCATCGACGTTATCCTTGACAGGGGATCATTTAGATTGCAGTATTTTAACGACGATTAAGAGAGGAGAAAGGGTTCTGTTGCCGTGCGAAGTCTGCGGGAAATCCTTTGACCGACCTTCCCTTTTAAAACGTCATATGAGAACGCATACAG GAGAGAAACCGCATGTTTGTATGGTGTGCAACAAGGGTTTCTCAACGTCGAGCTCGTTGAATACGCACAAGCGAATCCACAGTGGTGAAAAACCTCATCAGTGTCTCGTTTGCGGTAAGAAGTTTACGGCCTCTTCCAACCTCTACTATCATCGTATGACTCACATCAAG GAGAAGCCACACAAGTGTTCACAATGCTCCAAGTCGTTCCCAACACCGGGAGATCTTAAGAGTCATATGTACGTGCATAATGGGCTATGGCCATTCAGGTGCCATATTTGTAGCCGTGGTTTCAGTAAACCAACTAATCTTAAAAACCACATGCTGCTACATCTTGGCAGGTGTTCGAACAAGAAGATTGTCAAATCCATTTCCGACTACTGA